The following are encoded in a window of Esox lucius isolate fEsoLuc1 chromosome 14, fEsoLuc1.pri, whole genome shotgun sequence genomic DNA:
- the paplnb gene encoding papilin b, proteoglycan-like sulfated glycoprotein, producing the protein MDILQVLVLLQLLAAPTFSLTAPSNDYWGEYGPYGPCSRPCGTGLAVRTRKCITARTDGGHNCLGSSKSYRTCNTQACPPGSRDFREEQCAQFDQMDFQGKRYSWTPYHGASNPCELNCVPRGENFFYRHRPAVVDGTACYVGRSDICIDGVCRAVSHGEILGVDRDVEPAPAAPVTSPRHRESLAYTYTHSAWSECSAPCGGGTQYRSVQCTSQGTTAPHVVDDSYCVSQGLLRPASQQACSQQHCAEYSVSSYSVCSVTCGEGQQTREVFCVGPEGEHLDDHACSGLTRPPSVQACRKPACHAHLSWHVNDFGLCTKICGGGVRERRVVCMDPDQNPYEDNSCAPQPKPLSVEHCNTQACPGAQSLPSVDDPRGHESTLRGFVPYDPSAATAVYEPHGVAVVGPHCAQSFYGCCPDGHTAARGHRGEGCPAHDCVHSRYGCCLDGVTTAQGHARAGCPDYHPATGPSAPTYARSSHMCHLSRDDGPCADWTSRFYYNSATGSCTQFWYGGCQGNANNFVSRDVCQRECGGAVVTPRQPSPRARTGVRMRVGPRVRAYHPRS; encoded by the exons ATGGACATCCTGCAGGTCCTGGTGCTCCTGCAGTTGCTGGCAGCGCCGACATTCTCT CTGACGGCGCCGAGCAACGACTACTGGGGGGAGTACGGGCCCTATGGGCCATGCAGCCGCCCCTGCGGCACAGGATTGGCCGTGAGGACCAGGAAGTGCATCACGGCAag GACAGACGGAGGACACAACTGCTTGGGGTCTTCTAAATCTTACCGCACCTGTAACACACAG GCTTGTCCGCCAGGCTCCAGAGACTTCCGTGAGGAGCAATGTGCCCAGTTCGATCAGATGGACTTTCAGGGCAAGCGCTACTCCTGGACACCTTACCATGGAG CTTCCAACCCCTGTGAGTTGAACTGCGTCCCCCGTGGAGAGAACTTCTTCTACAGACACAGACCGGCCGTGGTGGACGGGACAGCCTGCTATGTGGGCCGCAGTGACATCTGCATCGATGGCGTCTGCAGG GCGGTGAGCCATGGGGAGATTCTCGGCGTGGACCGCGACGTGGAGCCCGCCCCTGCCGCCCCCGTCACCAGCCCCCGTCACCGGGAGTCCCTGGCGTACACCTACACGCATAGCGCCTGGTCGGAGTGCTCGGCCCCCTGCGGCGGAGGCACGCAGTACCGCAGTGTCCAGTGCACGTCACAGGGGACAACAGCGCCTCATGTGGTGGACGACTCTTACTGCGTCTCCCAAGGCCTGCTCAggccagccagccagcaagCCTGCAGCCAGCAGCACTGTGCAGAGTACAGTGTGTCCAGCTACAGCGTG TGCTCAGTGACCTGCGGGGAAGGCCAGCAGACCAGGGAGGTGTTCTGTGTGGGGCCAGAGGGAGAGCACCTTGACGACCACGCCTGCAGTGGCTTAACCCGCCCGCCCTCTGTCCAGGCCTGCCGCAAGCCGGCTTGTCACGCCCACCTCAGCTGGCACGTCAACGACTTCGGACTG TGCACAAAGATATGTGGTGGAGGGGTGCGGGAGAGGAGGGTAGTCTGTATGGACCCCGACCAGAACCCATATGAGGACAACAGCTGTGCTCCCCAGCCCAAACCCCTCAGCGTGGAGCACTGTAACACCCAGGCCTGCCCTGGGGCCCAGA GTTTACCAAGTGTTGATGACCCAAGAGGACATGAAAGCACTCTGAGAGGATTTGTTCCCTATGACCCCTCAG CCGCTACCGCAGTGTACGAGCCCCATGGAGTGGCTGTGGTTGGTCCTCACTGTGCCCAGTCATTCTACGGCTGCTGCCCCGACGGCCACACAGCCGCCCGCGGCCACAGAGGAGAGGGCTGTCCTGCACACGACTGTGTGCACTCCCG GTACGGTTGCTGCTTGGATGGGGTGACCACTGCTCAGGGTCATGCAAGGGCGGGATGTCCTGACTATCACCCAGCCACA GGCCCCTCAGCACCAACTTACGCTCGGTCCAGCCATATGTGCCACCTGTCACGTGATGATGGGCCCTGTGCTGACTGGACATCCCGCTTCTACTATAACTCGGCCACCGGGAGTTGTACACAGTTCTGGTACGGCGGGTGTCAAGGTAACGCCAACAACTTTGTCTCCCGGGATGTTTGCCAGAGGGAGTGTGGCGGTGCCGTTGTGACACCCAGACAGCCATCTCCGCGTGCACGGACGGGTGTAAGAATGAGAGTTGGCCCGAGGGTTAGAGCATACCATCCCAGGTCTTAG
- the erh gene encoding enhancer of rudimentary homolog: MSHTILLVQPTKRPEGRTYADYESVNECMEGVCKMYEEHLKRMNPNSPSITYDISQLFDFIDDLADLSCLVYRADTQTYQPYNKDWIKEKIYVLLRRQAQQAGK; this comes from the exons ATG TCCCACACGATTTTGCTTGTACAGCCAACAAAAAGACCAGAGGGGCGGACGTATGCTGACTACGAGTCCGTGAACGAATGCATGGAGG GTGTCTGCAAAATGTACGAAGAGCACCTGAAGAGAATGAACCCCAACAGCCCCTCAATCACCTATGACATCAGCCAACTGTTCGACTTCATTGATGACTTGGCGGACCTCAGCTGTTTAGT GTACCGGGCAGACACCCAGACGTACCAGCCTTACAACAAGGACTGGATCAAGGAGAAGATCTATGTGTTGCTGCGGCGTCAGGCCCAACAAGCTGGGAAATAA